In a genomic window of uncultured Flavobacterium sp.:
- a CDS encoding Crp/Fnr family transcriptional regulator has translation MFSQFRNKFPLTDEKWIEYTNYFKRLEVPAKSVLLEEGEISKRLFIIEKGCIRVWFNNNGKDLTTQFFFENQSVASIESFMKKLPSLVVVETIESSIIWWISKNDLDKILEEIKEIPALRDRFIDMLFQRTFDYMKYFVSFIKDSPTQRYLNLIEERPQIIQRVPQHYIASYLGITTVHLSRIKSKLVHKK, from the coding sequence ATGTTTAGCCAATTCCGAAATAAATTTCCATTAACTGATGAAAAGTGGATCGAATATACCAACTATTTCAAGCGTCTTGAAGTTCCCGCAAAATCAGTTCTTTTAGAAGAAGGCGAAATCTCGAAAAGGCTTTTTATTATCGAAAAAGGCTGCATAAGAGTTTGGTTTAATAATAACGGAAAAGATTTGACAACTCAGTTTTTTTTCGAAAATCAGAGCGTGGCTTCTATCGAAAGTTTCATGAAAAAGTTGCCAAGTCTCGTGGTTGTTGAAACTATAGAATCTTCTATAATTTGGTGGATTTCTAAAAATGATTTGGATAAAATTCTCGAAGAAATAAAAGAAATTCCTGCGTTGAGAGATCGTTTTATAGATATGCTTTTTCAGCGTACATTCGATTATATGAAGTATTTTGTTTCATTTATAAAGGACTCTCCTACTCAGCGTTATCTTAACTTAATTGAAGAAAGACCTCAAATCATTCAGCGAGTTCCACAACATTATATTGCTTCTTATTTAGGAATTACCACAGTTCATTTAAGCCGAATAAAAAGTAAATTAGTACACAAAAAATAG